The following proteins come from a genomic window of Brevibacillus antibioticus:
- a CDS encoding helix-turn-helix domain-containing protein, whose product MAVKGHKCKHYPESIKVEAVPLHVEEGWSYRKIAEHLGVQDKYRVRTWMRKYRENGDASFKDGRGNPHRVETEQDREIRRLQLEVDVLKKWLQILNREGCKTSTSSLTS is encoded by the coding sequence ATGGCAGTGAAAGGACACAAATGTAAACATTATCCAGAATCAATCAAGGTAGAAGCGGTTCCCTTGCACGTGGAAGAAGGATGGAGCTACAGAAAGATTGCAGAACACCTAGGGGTCCAGGATAAATACCGCGTCAGAACTTGGATGAGAAAGTATCGTGAAAATGGAGATGCATCATTCAAGGACGGGCGTGGAAATCCTCATCGGGTTGAAACGGAGCAGGACCGGGAAATTCGGCGTCTACAACTGGAGGTAGATGTCTTAAAAAAGTGGTTACAAATCTTGAATCGGGAGGGTTGCAAAACAAGCACATCCTCGTTGACGAGCTAA
- a CDS encoding helix-turn-helix domain-containing protein, giving the protein MGQGKTVQRSLRSEVEHHLKERGYTLTKLGEITGINQGVLSDIFNRTPSRAMTIGHLDALAVAFNQAPGWLYELYVTECIVEGRVSRSRVVPYLIRCAEIGRQDCIELIVPILLDNQKNLSILFSVAEKLFTNGKRQESIPFYQLVIESEKDSHGDRFVMSQYRLFRAVQGGADSEKKWKAVVRFHSYRNRLPENYQLDALLQLANLCFTLHNWKEVERYADELRELATVIYNEEVQRWEIDGVRGILETERHLVVYYGQGFLLKGLALQLQERYEEAISYVQAYAELGWFEFRDDLAEMEIEKFRGWAKANNYTLNLLMGRTELLSEYVNHLANNPPEILAGMFTIMETANRFGLSVDDVVERFSKEIACFQDYKDPFSLTRHLHFRYHLAIYQLDKGRVAEGITETLRCLALASKMMEQEKLQSCVAMFWKYRHSASDQQIDEFQNILEGRNK; this is encoded by the coding sequence ATGGGGCAAGGCAAGACAGTTCAACGATCGTTACGTTCAGAAGTTGAGCATCACCTAAAAGAGCGTGGTTACACACTGACTAAACTTGGCGAGATAACAGGTATTAATCAGGGAGTACTGAGCGATATTTTTAATCGAACTCCTTCTCGGGCTATGACGATTGGTCATCTGGATGCACTTGCTGTAGCTTTTAATCAAGCCCCTGGATGGCTATATGAGCTGTATGTAACGGAATGTATCGTCGAGGGAAGAGTGTCTCGTTCACGAGTTGTTCCCTATCTGATTCGATGTGCAGAAATAGGCAGGCAGGATTGTATCGAGTTAATTGTCCCTATACTTTTGGATAATCAGAAAAACCTGTCCATTCTGTTTTCCGTGGCTGAGAAGCTTTTTACAAATGGGAAACGACAGGAGTCAATCCCGTTTTATCAACTTGTTATTGAATCGGAAAAAGACAGCCATGGTGATCGTTTTGTAATGTCTCAGTATAGGCTTTTCCGTGCAGTGCAAGGGGGAGCTGATTCAGAGAAAAAGTGGAAGGCTGTCGTCCGTTTTCATTCTTATCGAAACAGGTTGCCTGAAAATTATCAATTAGATGCGTTACTACAATTAGCAAATCTGTGCTTTACGCTCCATAACTGGAAGGAGGTAGAGCGATATGCAGATGAACTTAGAGAGTTAGCAACCGTGATCTATAATGAAGAAGTACAAAGATGGGAAATTGATGGAGTGAGGGGAATACTTGAAACAGAGCGCCATCTTGTCGTGTATTATGGACAGGGCTTCTTACTAAAGGGACTCGCATTACAATTACAAGAGCGGTATGAAGAAGCCATTTCTTATGTACAAGCGTATGCTGAGCTGGGCTGGTTTGAATTCCGTGATGATCTGGCTGAAATGGAAATTGAAAAGTTCCGTGGATGGGCGAAAGCGAATAATTACACGCTGAATTTATTAATGGGGCGTACAGAGTTACTTTCTGAGTATGTTAATCATCTTGCTAATAACCCACCTGAAATTTTAGCGGGTATGTTTACCATTATGGAGACAGCCAATCGATTCGGACTATCTGTAGATGACGTTGTGGAGCGTTTTTCTAAGGAAATTGCTTGCTTTCAAGATTATAAAGACCCTTTTAGTCTTACCCGCCATCTTCATTTTCGGTATCATTTGGCGATATATCAGCTCGATAAGGGGCGAGTTGCAGAAGGTATTACAGAAACCCTACGCTGCCTTGCGTTAGCGAGTAAGATGATGGAGCAAGAAAAGCTCCAAAGCTGTGTCGCTATGTTCTGGAAATATAGACATAGTGCTTCTGACCAGCAGATAGATGAATTCCAAAACATTTTGGAAGGGAGAAATAAATAA
- a CDS encoding sensor histidine kinase, translated as MELWTMANKAAVLGFIIVTSFLAHPTSEMDPWQILVYLLYLAMNLTILIVKKRNHKQLFMGLSIVFVVASTLVLDPLFVLLLPVHILELVFLAGTQRVVVFGCMLLPLFIVLPEWMPLYLLTAFLSFLLYRCGSMLTDKLRRLEAEREKMREDLQSLTRSLNESSEYFRQSTYTIQLEERNRLSQQIHDDVGHAVAGALIQMEASRLLMATDQDKASELLRNAIAISKEGLERIRVTLKDVKPRPEELGINRLRSFVDELSARETVTATLTFDGDIDVITPIQWKIIQQNATEAVTNALKYAKATVISLEVRVLNTFIKAVVTDNGAGAEKVVKGLGILGMEERAASAGGTVIVDGTRGFSVTTLLPYRNE; from the coding sequence ATGGAGTTATGGACAATGGCTAATAAGGCAGCAGTGCTTGGATTTATCATCGTGACTTCTTTTCTTGCTCATCCCACTTCTGAAATGGACCCTTGGCAAATTCTTGTGTACTTGTTGTATTTGGCAATGAATCTCACTATTCTCATTGTGAAAAAGAGGAATCATAAGCAATTATTTATGGGGCTATCCATCGTGTTTGTGGTAGCAAGTACACTTGTGTTGGACCCGTTATTTGTGTTGCTCTTGCCAGTCCACATTTTGGAGCTCGTATTCTTGGCGGGTACGCAGAGGGTGGTCGTATTTGGATGTATGCTGTTGCCTTTGTTCATCGTTTTACCTGAATGGATGCCTTTGTATTTACTGACGGCCTTTCTTAGCTTTTTGCTGTATAGGTGTGGCAGCATGCTAACTGACAAGCTTCGCAGATTAGAGGCTGAACGGGAGAAGATGAGGGAGGATTTACAAAGCTTGACCCGCTCCTTGAACGAGAGCAGTGAATACTTCCGCCAGTCGACCTATACGATTCAACTGGAGGAGCGCAATCGCCTTTCTCAACAAATTCACGACGATGTGGGGCATGCGGTGGCAGGTGCGCTCATTCAGATGGAAGCGTCGCGACTGCTGATGGCGACTGATCAGGACAAGGCATCTGAGCTGCTTCGCAATGCGATCGCAATATCGAAGGAAGGGCTGGAGCGAATCAGAGTGACACTCAAGGATGTGAAGCCACGGCCGGAGGAGCTAGGAATCAATCGACTCCGGTCGTTTGTGGATGAGCTGTCTGCGAGAGAGACAGTGACAGCCACGCTTACTTTTGACGGGGATATCGACGTCATTACACCGATTCAGTGGAAAATCATCCAGCAAAATGCGACGGAAGCGGTCACGAATGCACTCAAATATGCGAAGGCGACAGTGATCTCCCTAGAGGTACGGGTGCTGAATACATTCATAAAAGCAGTGGTCACAGACAATGGGGCCGGTGCAGAAAAGGTTGTAAAAGGGCTTGGCATTCTCGGGATGGAGGAGAGAGCTGCTTCCGCTGGTGGAACAGTGATCGTAGACGGTACGCGAGGCTTTAGTGTGACCACGCTGCTACCTTATCGCAACGAATGA
- a CDS encoding tyrosine-type recombinase/integrase — protein sequence MVHLHSKNNQMVFTREDGSPLRLAYPNDKLNEIIKSNNLHPINIHGMRLSHASLLFEAGASIKEVQERLGHTDIKMTMNIYTHVTRTVKEQTATRFEKFMEL from the coding sequence ATTGTACATCTCCACTCAAAGAATAATCAAATGGTTTTTACTCGTGAAGATGGGTCCCCGCTTCGACTCGCATATCCAAATGACAAATTAAATGAGATTATCAAATCCAATAACCTTCATCCAATAAACATCCACGGAATGCGGCTCTCGCACGCCTCCCTTTTATTTGAAGCTGGAGCCAGCATCAAGGAAGTTCAGGAGCGCCTCGGTCATACCGATATCAAAATGACGATGAACATCTACACCCATGTTACCAGGACAGTCAAAGAACAAACTGCAACCAGATTTGAGAAGTTCATGGAGCTATGA
- a CDS encoding ABC transporter permease — translation MSEMLWLIRKTLMETFRSKKSWFTYLGLPIVGVLLSLTLYSNASSGTIHVGIINQDGDQVITQDTIRFIEKLKSIKVTVIDEQTMREQIVSGELDSGIVFDSGYAASVRKGAPAHLNIVSVKGEQVTAYVKAMLHSYIGNLAAIGASAQADEAKFTKLYTAYHEQSYKLHTVTLQDTSNVTRMTNQSIGFLIMFMMFSAVNMSEIILKEKENRTFLRLLSSPMSARSYVFSNIIVNMFILLLQIIVTLLVMKNVFGIDAGVSYGQMILPLFVFALGAIALSLMTVAFAKSKAGAGAISNLIIVPTCLLAGCFFPMEIMPDTVRNISTFLPQHWLLDTVNKLQQGYSLGSLYLNIAILLAFATVFALIAIYRFGRNNDSRQFV, via the coding sequence ATGAGTGAAATGCTATGGCTCATTCGGAAAACGCTGATGGAGACGTTTCGCAGCAAAAAAAGCTGGTTCACTTACTTGGGGTTGCCGATCGTAGGTGTTCTGCTGTCTCTTACTCTTTACAGTAATGCAAGTAGCGGCACGATCCATGTCGGAATCATCAATCAAGATGGGGACCAGGTGATCACCCAGGACACGATCCGGTTTATCGAGAAATTGAAATCTATCAAAGTTACAGTCATCGACGAACAAACGATGCGTGAACAAATCGTTTCTGGTGAGCTGGATAGCGGAATTGTTTTCGATTCAGGGTATGCTGCTAGCGTTCGGAAAGGAGCGCCAGCACACTTGAATATTGTATCCGTAAAGGGTGAACAGGTTACTGCCTACGTGAAGGCCATGCTGCACAGTTATATCGGCAATCTTGCCGCGATTGGAGCATCGGCACAGGCGGATGAGGCAAAGTTCACGAAGCTGTATACGGCATACCACGAACAAAGCTACAAGCTCCATACGGTAACGCTTCAAGACACATCAAACGTGACGCGTATGACGAATCAATCGATTGGCTTCCTCATTATGTTCATGATGTTTTCGGCTGTGAACATGTCGGAGATCATTTTAAAAGAAAAAGAGAATCGCACCTTTTTGCGTCTCCTTTCTTCGCCGATGTCGGCCAGATCCTATGTATTCTCGAATATTATCGTCAACATGTTTATTTTACTGCTGCAAATCATCGTGACCTTGCTCGTCATGAAAAACGTCTTCGGCATAGATGCAGGCGTCTCGTATGGTCAAATGATTCTGCCGTTGTTCGTGTTTGCGCTGGGAGCAATCGCCCTTTCCCTGATGACCGTTGCCTTTGCGAAGAGTAAAGCAGGTGCCGGAGCGATTTCCAATCTGATCATTGTACCGACGTGCCTCCTGGCCGGCTGTTTCTTTCCCATGGAAATCATGCCGGATACGGTACGCAATATCTCAACATTCTTGCCTCAGCATTGGCTACTCGATACGGTGAATAAGCTTCAACAAGGGTACAGTCTGGGGAGCTTGTATTTGAACATAGCTATTTTGCTCGCATTCGCTACGGTTTTTGCCTTGATCGCCATTTATCGGTTTGGACGGAATAACGATAGTAGACAGTTTGTGTGA
- a CDS encoding ABC transporter ATP-binding protein, whose translation MSHVLEIRQLTKKFGDFVAVDNMSLNVREGEIFGFLGANGAGKSTTINMIASLLRVTKGEITLLGKNIEKHSKFAKMNIGIVPQDIAIYEDMTAYENVRFFAGLYGLRGSLLRERTEEALEFVGLGDKATSFPKNFSGGMKRRLNIACAIAHRPKLIIMDEPTVGIDPHSRNYILNSVRKLNEMGCTIIYTSHYMEEVEEICTRIAIVDHGKVIAEGSKEELKSIITDAKEIWIGVRADEPLNLEGIKAIAGVNAVLQEENTIKIVSKTEINNLNRIIQQFIKDQVEIRSVEEQATNLETVFLTLTGRNLRD comes from the coding sequence GTGAGTCATGTATTGGAAATTCGTCAGTTAACGAAAAAATTCGGTGATTTCGTCGCCGTCGATAATATGTCTCTGAATGTGCGTGAAGGAGAAATCTTTGGTTTTTTGGGGGCCAACGGAGCGGGAAAGAGCACGACCATCAACATGATCGCCTCCCTGTTGCGCGTAACAAAGGGCGAGATTACCCTGCTGGGAAAAAACATTGAGAAGCACAGCAAGTTCGCCAAAATGAACATCGGCATCGTGCCACAAGATATCGCCATCTACGAGGATATGACTGCCTATGAAAATGTGAGGTTTTTTGCTGGCTTGTACGGACTGCGTGGATCACTGCTTCGCGAACGGACGGAAGAGGCGCTTGAATTCGTAGGTCTTGGTGACAAAGCTACTAGCTTTCCCAAAAACTTCTCTGGCGGGATGAAGCGTCGGTTAAACATCGCTTGCGCCATTGCCCATCGGCCGAAGCTGATCATCATGGACGAACCAACTGTCGGGATTGACCCTCATTCACGCAATTATATCTTGAATTCGGTACGCAAGCTAAACGAGATGGGCTGCACGATCATTTATACGAGCCATTACATGGAGGAAGTCGAAGAAATCTGCACCCGTATTGCCATCGTCGATCATGGAAAAGTCATCGCGGAAGGATCGAAGGAGGAGTTAAAATCGATTATTACCGACGCGAAGGAAATTTGGATCGGCGTCCGGGCAGATGAACCGTTAAACCTCGAAGGTATTAAGGCGATTGCTGGTGTGAATGCGGTGCTTCAAGAAGAGAATACGATCAAAATCGTGTCCAAAACGGAGATCAATAACCTGAACAGGATCATTCAACAATTCATCAAGGATCAGGTAGAAATCCGTTCCGTTGAAGAGCAGGCGACAAATCTGGAGACGGTGTTCTTGACCTTAACCGGTCGAAACTTGCGAGACTAG
- a CDS encoding aspartyl-phosphate phosphatase Spo0E family protein produces MEQLREQLVQLFLEKNDLLHDDVVELSQKLDQYILLIQSKMMLKNRN; encoded by the coding sequence GTGGAACAATTGCGAGAACAACTGGTGCAATTGTTTTTAGAAAAGAATGATTTGTTGCATGATGACGTCGTGGAATTAAGCCAGAAATTAGATCAGTACATTCTGTTAATTCAATCAAAAATGATGCTAAAAAATAGAAACTAA
- a CDS encoding class I SAM-dependent methyltransferase, producing METAQLNKTAWNTGAYQAWLKRFGTPVEAAVKIKEDPQKRIGKVYEHMGDIRGKKIINLLGSNGNKAVALALLGADVTIADFSYENEQYAKELAASADVDLTYIVSDVLQLPPHVLSGEYDLVFMEFGILHYFLDLTELFQVVNSLLRKGGMLVLQDFHPVSTKLISSRGTTATIRKHKVTGDYFDSSLEEKDIAFSKFLSDGTNVAESKVLLRNWTLGEIVTSIASKGLCLKMLEELPNLSSEVFDKGIPKTFTIIAEKL from the coding sequence GTGGAAACAGCACAACTAAATAAAACGGCTTGGAACACTGGGGCTTATCAAGCGTGGCTGAAGCGTTTCGGAACACCTGTTGAGGCAGCAGTCAAAATTAAAGAAGACCCCCAAAAGCGCATCGGGAAAGTATATGAGCACATGGGGGATATTCGCGGCAAAAAAATTATCAATTTACTCGGCTCAAATGGAAACAAAGCCGTTGCGCTCGCCTTGCTAGGTGCCGACGTAACTATCGCCGATTTCTCTTATGAGAATGAGCAGTACGCCAAGGAACTAGCTGCATCTGCCGATGTTGACCTGACTTACATCGTATCGGATGTATTGCAGCTACCTCCCCATGTATTGTCTGGTGAGTATGATCTCGTTTTTATGGAATTCGGTATTCTTCATTACTTTTTGGACTTAACCGAATTATTCCAGGTGGTCAACTCGCTCCTGCGAAAAGGCGGCATGCTCGTCCTCCAAGATTTCCATCCGGTATCCACAAAACTCATCTCCTCACGCGGAACGACTGCTACTATCCGCAAACATAAAGTAACAGGCGATTATTTCGACAGCTCGCTTGAGGAAAAGGACATTGCTTTCTCTAAATTTCTCTCAGACGGCACAAATGTCGCTGAATCAAAAGTATTGTTGCGCAATTGGACATTAGGCGAAATTGTTACGTCCATTGCTAGCAAAGGGCTGTGCCTTAAAATGCTGGAAGAGCTCCCGAATCTTTCATCGGAAGTTTTTGATAAAGGAATCCCGAAAACCTTCACGATTATCGCTGAGAAATTATAA
- a CDS encoding TetR/AcrR family transcriptional regulator: protein MKRVVKDPTTRRAEIVEAAGELFRNQGYVHTTVDAIIQKVGVAKGTFYYYFKSKEEILEAFVQSMVDTLCEEYKKIADDSTLSVMEKVRQMLRSQNRSIDKQAEWMESLHRPENRELHERLNIALILKIAPVLAQVIEQGNKESVFHVENALETVQFLLAGSQFLLESGIFHWDQEEQTKRLQAMQVIIERSLGAAPGSFSFL, encoded by the coding sequence ATGAAAAGAGTCGTGAAAGACCCCACAACACGGCGAGCAGAAATAGTGGAAGCCGCAGGGGAGCTATTTCGAAATCAGGGTTATGTCCATACCACCGTGGATGCGATTATTCAAAAGGTGGGCGTAGCGAAAGGAACCTTTTATTACTACTTCAAATCGAAGGAAGAAATCCTTGAAGCATTTGTCCAGTCCATGGTCGATACGCTTTGCGAAGAATATAAAAAAATCGCAGATGACTCTACCTTAAGCGTCATGGAGAAGGTTCGCCAGATGCTGCGCAGCCAAAACCGTTCCATTGATAAGCAAGCCGAATGGATGGAAAGCTTGCATCGCCCTGAAAACAGAGAGCTTCACGAGCGTCTAAACATCGCCCTTATCTTGAAAATTGCTCCTGTCCTTGCGCAAGTCATTGAACAAGGAAATAAAGAATCTGTCTTTCATGTCGAGAATGCCTTGGAGACCGTTCAGTTTCTCCTCGCTGGCTCGCAATTTTTGTTGGAATCAGGCATTTTTCATTGGGATCAAGAGGAACAAACAAAACGTCTACAAGCCATGCAGGTAATTATTGAACGGTCACTAGGAGCCGCGCCGGGTTCCTTCTCGTTTTTGTAA
- a CDS encoding ABC transporter permease, which produces MNIWNIAVKEIKSSLREKRTFMFMLALPIIMMLILGSALSNAFDDTRTVGDMRLLYKSNEMNAQLSTAWNSFIKALGDKGVEVDQAGLGMDGQEEVRSDRYTGYAVVSDAGIEFYGSSKNTIGSNILGGMLTVFADRYSLASAAYQVDPESASAIVKGIGQREDFIHETTLNPNKKPGAIDYYAIAMTTMIALYSMFSASYLFTGERTNKTSTRLMAAPVSKGVIFTGKIIGSTFVNLFFVLVVFVVSKFVFQADWGNHYGMVILVLLTEVLLAVSLGLGISFLFKGEGVRSINNIFTQVASFVGGAYFPVDQSTGFFGLLSKFSPLHWANTGLMEIIYTDNSRGAWFAIAMNVSIATAFIIISVITMRRREGAIV; this is translated from the coding sequence ATGAACATATGGAATATCGCTGTAAAAGAAATCAAGTCCAGCCTTCGCGAAAAAAGAACGTTTATGTTTATGCTAGCACTTCCCATCATCATGATGCTGATATTAGGTTCCGCCCTTTCCAATGCATTTGACGATACGAGGACCGTAGGAGACATGCGCCTGTTGTATAAAAGCAACGAGATGAATGCGCAATTATCTACGGCGTGGAACTCGTTTATCAAAGCATTGGGCGATAAAGGAGTGGAGGTCGATCAAGCAGGATTAGGCATGGATGGGCAGGAGGAAGTTCGCTCGGATCGCTATACGGGGTACGCAGTCGTCAGTGATGCGGGGATTGAGTTTTATGGAAGCAGCAAGAATACGATAGGAAGTAATATCCTCGGGGGGATGCTAACGGTTTTTGCAGATAGGTACTCGCTCGCATCCGCAGCTTACCAGGTAGATCCCGAATCTGCTTCGGCAATAGTCAAGGGTATTGGACAGCGTGAAGATTTTATTCATGAAACGACCTTGAATCCAAATAAAAAGCCGGGGGCAATCGACTATTACGCGATTGCGATGACGACCATGATTGCGCTCTACTCGATGTTTTCTGCGAGTTATTTGTTCACGGGAGAGCGAACGAACAAAACATCCACACGATTAATGGCAGCACCTGTCAGCAAAGGTGTCATTTTTACCGGCAAAATTATCGGGAGTACGTTCGTCAATTTGTTTTTCGTACTCGTCGTGTTCGTAGTCAGCAAGTTCGTGTTCCAAGCAGATTGGGGCAACCACTACGGAATGGTGATCCTCGTGCTTTTGACAGAGGTGTTGCTTGCGGTCAGCTTGGGTCTGGGGATCAGCTTTCTTTTCAAAGGCGAAGGGGTAAGGTCAATCAACAATATTTTTACGCAGGTCGCCTCCTTTGTAGGCGGTGCCTATTTTCCCGTTGATCAATCAACTGGTTTCTTCGGCCTCCTGTCCAAATTCTCTCCCCTTCACTGGGCGAATACAGGTCTGATGGAGATCATTTACACAGACAATTCAAGAGGCGCATGGTTTGCGATTGCGATGAATGTGAGCATCGCTACGGCGTTCATCATCATTTCTGTTATCACGATGCGCAGACGGGAGGGTGCTATTGTATGA
- a CDS encoding IS3 family transposase yields the protein MQNKHILVDELRDKRSVQERCAYLGISRSGYYACVKHKDDDRDEHLKRKIRSIYEERDKTVGYRRVQDELYRQYNLKVNHKKVLRFMQELGMQAIIRRKYIHRTSYETAVSDSRITENLLQRNFTAEGPNQKWVTDVTQFRVFDHRIYLSAIKDLWNNEIVAYHLSQRNDNPLVLETFKKAFEKQKDVARLIVHSDQGYQYTSHAYHDMLPKVGAQISMSR from the coding sequence TTGCAAAACAAGCACATCCTCGTTGACGAGCTAAGGGACAAACGAAGCGTTCAAGAACGGTGCGCTTATTTAGGTATAAGCCGAAGCGGTTACTATGCGTGTGTGAAACACAAGGACGATGATCGCGACGAACATCTCAAACGCAAAATCAGAAGCATTTATGAAGAACGGGACAAGACGGTTGGCTATCGTCGTGTCCAGGACGAGTTATACCGCCAATATAACCTGAAAGTAAATCACAAGAAAGTGCTACGTTTCATGCAGGAGCTAGGCATGCAGGCAATCATCCGTCGTAAATACATCCACCGTACCAGTTATGAAACGGCTGTGTCGGATAGCAGAATCACGGAAAATTTGCTGCAACGGAATTTCACTGCGGAAGGGCCTAATCAAAAGTGGGTAACGGATGTCACACAGTTTCGGGTATTTGACCATCGGATTTACTTATCTGCTATAAAAGATCTATGGAACAATGAGATTGTCGCTTATCATCTAAGCCAGCGTAACGATAATCCACTTGTGTTAGAAACCTTCAAGAAAGCATTCGAAAAGCAAAAAGACGTGGCTAGATTGATCGTTCACAGCGATCAAGGGTACCAGTACACGTCCCATGCTTACCACGACATGCTGCCAAAGGTTGGAGCCCAAATCAGCATGTCACGCTGA
- a CDS encoding response regulator transcription factor: MKIKVLIADDNSFIREGMKIILTSFAEFEVVGIVEDGFEAVTFCEQNEVDVALLDVRMPNMNGVEATRVLTTETTVRPLILTTFDDDEFVLEAIQAGARGYLLKNNDPNRIRDAIKSVYNNHHVLQDVVLDKIKMNLNTGKNATDTVSATAPPKVTAALPNESKIDQSLFTERELDVMKQIAKGLSNKEIAKKLFISEGTVANYITSILNKTALEHRTQIAIYYLTGETNMSD, encoded by the coding sequence TTGAAAATCAAAGTGTTGATCGCAGACGACAATTCGTTTATACGGGAAGGCATGAAAATCATCCTGACGAGCTTTGCGGAGTTTGAAGTGGTCGGGATTGTGGAGGATGGGTTTGAGGCGGTGACGTTTTGCGAACAGAACGAGGTAGACGTCGCGCTCTTGGACGTTCGGATGCCGAACATGAATGGAGTGGAAGCGACTCGTGTGCTGACTACAGAAACGACAGTCAGACCACTCATTTTGACCACGTTTGACGATGACGAATTTGTCCTCGAAGCCATTCAAGCGGGGGCACGCGGCTATTTATTGAAAAACAATGACCCCAACCGCATTCGAGATGCCATCAAGAGCGTCTATAACAACCATCACGTGCTCCAAGATGTCGTCCTGGATAAGATCAAAATGAACCTGAATACAGGGAAGAACGCGACGGATACCGTGTCCGCTACCGCTCCTCCCAAAGTGACAGCAGCCCTCCCTAATGAAAGCAAAATCGACCAAAGCTTATTTACGGAACGGGAGCTCGATGTCATGAAGCAGATCGCCAAAGGGCTATCGAACAAAGAAATTGCCAAGAAGCTGTTTATTTCCGAGGGAACGGTTGCGAATTACATTACTTCCATCTTAAATAAAACAGCGCTTGAACACCGTACGCAGATCGCGATCTATTATTTGACCGGCGAAACGAACATGTCTGATTGA